In Populus alba chromosome 1, ASM523922v2, whole genome shotgun sequence, a single window of DNA contains:
- the LOC118055615 gene encoding tubulin beta-4 chain, whose protein sequence is MREILHVQGGQCGNQIGSKFWEVVCAEHGIDPTGKYTGSSDLQLERVNVYYNEASCGRFVPRAVLMDLEPGTMDSVRTGPYGQIFRPDNFVFGQSGAGNNWAKGHYTEGAELIDSVLDVVRKEAENCDCLQGFQVCHSLGGGTGSGMGTLLISKIREEYPDRMMLTFSVFPSPKVSDTVVEPYNATLSVHQLVENADECMVLDNEALYDICFRTLKLTTPSFGDLNHLISATMSGVTCCLRFPGQLNSDLRKLAVNLIPFPRLHFFMVGFAPLTSRGSQQYRALTVPELTQQMWDSKNMMCAADPRHGRYLTASAMFRGKMSTKEVDEQMINVQNKNSSYFVEWIPNNVKSSVCDIPPIGLAMASTFIGNSTSIQEMFRRVSEQFTAMFRRKAFLHWYTGEGMDEMEFTEAESNMNDLVSEYQQYQDATAEDDIDYEDEEEEEAAEM, encoded by the exons atgagagaaatccTTCACGTTCAAGGAGGACAATGCGGTAACCAAATCGGTTCCAAGTTCTGGGAGGTTGTTTGCGCTGAGCATGGAATTGATCCCACTGGAAAATACACTGGATCCTCTGACCTTCAATTGGAGCGCGTTAATGTTTATTACAATGAGGCCTCATGCGGACGATTTGTCCCTCGCGCTGTGCTTATGGATCTTGAGCCTGGTACTATGGACAGTGTGAGGACTGGTCCCTATGGCCAGATCTTTAGGCCTGATAACTTTGTGTTTGGACAGTCTGGCGCTGGAAACAACTGGGCCAAGGGTCATTATACTGAGGGTGCGGAGTTGATTGATTCGGTTCTTGATGTTGTGAGGAAGGAGGCGGAGAATTGTGACTGTCTTCAAG GATTTCAAGTTTGTCACTCACTCGGTGGAGGAACTGGTTCTGGGATGGGGACTCTTTTGATTTCTAAGATCAGAGAGGAATACCCTGATAGAATGATGCTCACTTTCTCTGTGTTTCCATCACCCAAGGTTTCTGATACTGTTGTGGAGCCATATAACGCCACCCTTTCTGTTCATCAGTTGGTTGAGAACGCTGATGAGTGTATGGTGCTTGACAATGAGGCCTTGTATGATATTTGCTTCAGGACTCTCAAGTTGACTACTCCTAGCT TTGGTGACCTCAATCATCTGATTTCTGCAACAATGAGTGGTGTCACTTGCTGCCTGAGGTTTCCTGGGCAGCTTAACTCTGATCTTAGGAAGCTTGCAGTGAACCTCATCCCCTTCCCCCGTTTGCACTTCTTCATGGTTGGATTTGCTCCTCTGACTTCACGTGGTTCTCAGCAGTACCGGGCACTAACTGTCCCAGAACTCACCCAGCAGATGTGGGATTCCAAGAACATGATGTGTGCCGCAGACCCACGCCACGGTCGCTATCTGACTGCCTCCGCCATGTTCAGGGGTAAGATGAGCACTAAAGAAGTTGATGAACAGATGATCAATGTCCAAAACAAGAATTCGTCCTACTTTGTGGAGTGGATTCCAAACAATGTCAAGTCCAGTGTGTGTGATATTCCTCCAATAGGTCTTGCAATGGCATCCACCTTCATCGGAAACTCAACCTCCATCCAGGAGATGTTCAGGCGTGTGAGCGAGCAATTCACAGCTATGTTCAGGAGGAAGGCTTTCTTGCACTGGTACACGGGGGAAGGCATGGATGAGATGGAGTTCACCGAGGCTGAAAGCAACATGAATGACCTCGTGTCTGAATATCAGCAATACCAGGATGCAACTGCTGAGGATGATATTGACTACGAGGatgaggaggaagaagaggcTGCTGAGATGTAA